The DNA segment AGCGACCGAGGCCGGTTGCGGCGCGCTTGCATGGAGATGACCCGCCCGAGCCTACCGGAGGCGACCTCTTCGCCAAGCGATGCGTATCTCGTCTCGAACCGCAGGATGTGACCGACCATGAAGACCAAGTCGGTCTTCTCGAACGCATCGATCATGCGGTCGCATTCGGCGATATCGAGCGCCAGGGGCTTTTCCACGAAGACGTGCTTCCCAGCTTCATGCGCCAGCAGCACGGGCTGCGTGTGGAGGTGCTCGGGCGTGACAACGTCCACCGCGTCTGCCTCCGGATGCCGGCAGAGCTCCGCCATGGACGCGCACACGGTTGGGACGTCGAACACGCGAGCCGCGGACTCGGCCCGCTCACGGTCGATGTCGTAGACGGCCACTACGCGCACGCCGCCCACGACTCGCAGGGCCTGCAGGTGGCTTTCGGCAAACGACCCGCATCCCGCGACGGCCAGGCGTACCTCTTGCACGTCAGCCCTCTCTCCCTCGGCGTCTAGCCTCTTGACGATCCGTGGTGCCGCAGCACGCGTTCCTGTATGTTGGGATCTCCTCGCGCAGCGTCTTTCTCAGCAGCTCGAGCTTTTCCTCGATCACGAACGGCTCATACACGTAGTCTCTTTCCATTTGATAGCCGAGCCGCGAGTCCCGCTTGGCTGCCTCCAACGATGATTCGGTGCGGCTAATCTCATCCGCAAGGATCGCCTCCATTTCATCGAGCATGCCCCGCTTTGCAGACTGTTCCTCCGCTGTCATCAGCCGAAACCGCAGGTCCTCGAAGTCGAGCATGGCCACGGTGCTGCGAAGCATGCGTTGCATTTGCTCCACGATCAGCACCTCGCGAAAGGCATCTCTTCGCTTCGCGTCAGGTGTCCCCATCGCTGCCTTGCGGTAGCTCCTCAGTCCCTTCTCGAGGCGATCGGCTGCTTCGGTCAGGTGGCGTGTGAATATGGGCAAGACCGATATATCTTCGAGCTTCTCGGCGGGCTCGATGCGGGCGACGCCGGATCTCACTCGCGCGTATGTTTCCGCCTGGTTCACCTGATTGGAGAAGTCCGGATAGAAGAGCAGAAAGCGGGGAACATACGGCCAGCGCGGATTGATGTTCGCTCGTCGATGAGTCATCCACTTCTGTTGATCCCACCAGGAGTGTTCAATCGTCATGGTCCGCCGACGAGGCTCCTGAAAGAAGAACGGGTTGGCAACCGCGTTGTTGGTTCCAGGCGACGGACCGGTATCGACGACCGACTTGATGGCCTCGCTGAACTCGCGCCAGGCTTGGAGCACCAAGTCAACAGCCTCTTCACCAAAGTCACGGCGGGCGATCCCTCGAAGCAGCTCGGCGAGCGGCGGGGCATCGGTCCAGCAATACCAGGCCCTCACTTCGGTCATGAAGTTTGGCTTGTAGCCGTTGCTCCAACTCTCGTGTGTTCCGTCTACGCCGTATTCTTCCAGTGCCTCATAACGCCGGTGCCATTGAAACGGGGTCGGCAGGTAAGGCGTGGTGCCGAACTGCCAGCTCGCAAACGTGTCGGCTTTTGTATAAACCTTCATTCCCCGTCTCTTCAGCTCTTTGATCTGAGCCTGTGTGACTTCTGCTGGGCCGATCTGGTTCAGGGAGTAATCGCGCAAATAGCCGGTCAGACCGCCCATGTCGAAGCTCTTGCCGTTTTCCCACGTGAGCAGCGGAATTGTGGCCTCAGGCATGATGCTCATCACATACGCCTTCAAGGCTGCCTGCTGAGGTCGGAAGTCAATGTTGTATTCCCACGGCACGATTTCGATATCGGAGTCGATGCGATGGCATTCTTCGGCAACGATTTCGACGCCTCGCGTCCATTGGCGGGCCCACTGCTTCAGGTCGGTGTCGCCCTGGCCGCCGGCGCCGAACCATTCATCGAAATAGAAGCCTTCGGTGAGCAGGATGTACCCGGCGATGTCTGGAAACTTCGTCACGATGTCTCTGACATGTGATCGCAGACCCTGCTCGTTCTCTGGCGTGCCGGTGTAGCGGTAAAGGATAGGCGTATAGACCTTGATCCCAAATCGCGCGGCTCGCGTGAGGAGATCGTTCATCCGGGCCTCGGTCTGTTGGCGTATCCCATCGTAGTGCGGCGGTCCTTCGACCCCGTTGGGATTTGCATAGACCGACGCGTAGATGGCGTCGAACCCGTCATGCGCCAGCCTGGAGAGATACGGATCCGGCCATTCCATCCATCCCACCCAATTGAGGACCATCCGGGTCTGGTAGAGGCTGTGACGAACGGTATCCAAATCGCGGGGAAGCAACGGGGCCTCCCTCAGGTTCATGCGCGACTCGAGGTTATAGAGGGCGTAGGCGGCCCCCCTTTCACCAAAGCCACACACCACGATCTGATCTGGGGTGACCCTGATTCGGTAATCCTTGTCAGCCCTGAGCTTCGACGTGCAGTCGGGCGCCTGCTGTGCGGTCACGACGATGATGCCTGGTTGCAGATCCATCTCGCGTCCGGTCATCGGTCGGCGAGACAGCTTCGCCGTGACTCCCATCGACGTCCGAAGATAATCGGCAAAGTCTTCCGCGGCATGCGTCAACACCTGGCCCGCGTCCTGTGGAATCCAGACGCTCCATCCCTCCGCCGGAACTTCGAGCTCACCGGGGCGAGGCGTTGCATTGGCCGCTCTGCGGTATCTGTGAACCGGCGTCTCTTTGAGGACAGCGTGGTAAGTGTATGGCTCCTCTGGCTCCAACACCTGGACCATCTGAGCTTCGAATTCCGGGCCCGACGGCAGTTGCCCCAGGGCAGCGCCTGCAGAAACGAAGAGGGAGACCAATAAGAGCGTCACGCGTCTCAACAAGATTTGCCGTGAGCACATGGAACCTGTTCCTCTCGTCGTCGGATGGGCCGTCTGCGGTGGCGAGGGCACGTAGCGCGCGGTCTTTAGACCGCGCGGTCAGAAGATGAACCGTAGCTCGACGTTGATCTGACGGGCTGGACGCGCGCTGCCGATCCGCCCAAAACTGGTGCTTTGGAGATTGGTCACAGGGTTCCCCCACTGGGTGTGATTCAAGGCGTTGAAGAAGCTGGCGATGAACTCCATCCTCGTGGTGCCAGACACCGGAAAGACCTTCCCGATCCGAAGGTCGAGATTGTTGATTCCCGGTGCATTGATCAGGCCAGCGGACCCGGTGCCAAATGTTCCAAAGGCTGGCTGCGCGAAACAGCTCGTGTTGAACCACTCGAATCGATCCTCAGGGGCGTCGGTCAGATCGCAGCCGGGCAAGCGATCGGCGAGTTGGTCCTCGAGAGCGCTGCCGGTATTGTCGTTGGTGGTGACGGTGAGCGGCGCGCCGTCTGAGAATTCTGCCTTCCCGCTCAGATTCCAGCCCCCAAAGATCTGATCCATCACACCACTCAGCGGGAATGTCCGACCGTACCCCCACGGAAGCTCATAGGTCCACCCGGTGACGGAGCGGACCGTCGGCACGAAATTCGACCGACCGGCCCACAGATCGAAATTGCGAAAGTCCATGTTGCCGCGGTCACTGTTGATGACACTGATGCTGGACGACAGATTCTTGGCCCACGTCAGGCTGGATCGCACCGTCAGCCCGCGCCATTGGCGGTTTGTGACACCAAAGGTGGCCGAGTGGTACTTCGACCATCCCCACGGGACCCAACTGTCAATCCGTCCCCACCCCGGGAGCGGCCGACGCTCTTGGAGCGGGACGTCTGCCAGATCGCCTTGCGGCAAGAGAGGAGCATTCAGGTCAACCCACTGATTGTTGTGTTCGGTGCGGGATCCCAGATAGTCAAGGTTCACCGACCACCGGGCGTGAATGCGATGCTGCACGCTGAGCGACCATTGATAGACGGTCGGGGTCTCATATTCTCGCTGACCGAGGACACGCGGCGTGGCTGGCGGATCCTCGAATGCCTGGGGAATCGCGGTTGGTTCCGCGGCCGGAAACAGATTGCGGATGTTGATCGACGGAAGCTGCTCACCCTGGTCGACAATCTGAAAATTCCTCAAGGTGAAGGGCGACCCTGCCTGTTGCATATCCGACATGTTGTTTGTGTTGAGATTACCGGCATAGAAGATCCCGCCGCCAGCCCGCACCACGGTGTTGTCGCGCGGCCGGAAAGACAATCCGATCCGTGGTCCGAGATTCCCGGCCGGGTTGTCATATCCATGCTCGGGAAGGGTGCCGCTTAGGGCCGCGTTCTTGCCGAAATCCGTGGCCTGGTCGAACACATCGAGAGGATTCTCGAGCGCAAAGAGCAGTTGACCGGGGGGCGTGAAATCGAATCCGGTCGCGGCATGACGACGATGGCGCCACGGGCTCCACGTCTCCCAGCGCAGGCCCAGATTGAGGGTCAGACGGTCGTGAACCTGCCAGCTATCCTGGATATACGCCGCCCAGTAGGTCTGCCGCCCGGCCCACTCCACTTGCCTGAACTCGATATTGGTCTCGACCGGGAAGCCTAACAGCATGTCCGCGAAGCTCAGCCCGCCCGTCGGGAGCCCGGCCGCCTGTTGGGCCGCCTCGCACCGTGCATCGCCCTGCGGGCAGGCGCGGGTAAAGGCGTTCTCAAATGCCAGACGCCCCTTGTCGGACGACTGCTGCGGGAAGAACAAGCGCCGCTCCGTGAGCTGGAAGCCCGTCTTGAACGCATGCTTGCCTTTGGTCCAGGTGACGTCATCCTTGAGCTGATAGGTATTCTGAACCGGTCTCCAATTGAAGAGCGCCGAGGTGCCGACGGAAAAGTCCTGGTTCTGCAGGAGCGGGCTCCCGCCGAGAGTAGAGGTGTTGGCGATACCGGCCAAGCCCGCCACATCTGGAACATCCAGGGGACGGCCGATGCCCCATCGGGGACGCGCGTAGGACACGGACAGATCATTGATGAGCGTGGGACTGACGACTTCGCTCCAGTTGACCACGGTATCGTGGCTGCTGCTTGGCGTCGCCTCTCCCGTCAGCGGTCCCAGCAGGCCCACTCGCGCTGCGTCGCGCCGCCCGTACGTATACCGGCCCCAGATGGCTGTGTCCGCGCTCCGGTGCCAATCGAGCCGCATGCTGAACTGGTCCTCGTCGATCGTGGTCCGCGTCGTCCCTGAGAACTGCGGCATGCCATCGATGACCGTATTGGGCAGAGGCGTGAATTCCAGGATCTGTTGGATGTGTGGGGAGATCAGCTCGGCCGGAATCCGGTTATCCGAGAACGGTGTGCGCAGCCCCGTGGCGGGGTCGAACTCCAGCGGATTGAAGAGCTGCGGCGCCGCCTGCGTCCCGCCCTCCGGCGCGGGCAGCACGGTCTCCGAGAAGTCGCCTTGACGTTCTGCGGCGGTGGGGACTCGAGCATTGCTCTGGACCGCCTGGCGGAGCCGCGACCCCTCATGATTCGCAAAGAAGAAGAGTCGGTTCTGCAGGATGGGTCCGCCCAGCGAGCCCCCCCACTTGTTCCGTTTGTATTCGGGCAACGTCTCACCAGCCAGGTTCGTAAAGAAGTTCTTCGCGTCGAGATTGTCGTTCCGGTGCTCCCAGAACCCTTCACCCTGAAAGGCGTTGCCGCCGCTCTTCGTGATGATGTTGACGGCATTCGCTCCGTTGCCGAACTCGGCGCTCATGCTGCCCGTCTGCAGCCGCAGCTCTTTCACCATCGCGGAGGAGAGAACATTGACGTTCTGGCTGTAAATGGCCAACGACGCGTCGGACCCATCGATCGAGACATGCGACGAGGAGTCGCGCTGGCCGCCAGCCAGCACGCCCGAGGACTCGAAGCTGCCGGCCGCGCTCACCCGCCGCAGGGAGTGCTGGCCAAAGGTCAGATTCCCCGTGCTCAGATATTGAGGCGAGGTATTGGGCGCCAGGGCCAACACATCAAAGTAATTGCGCGATTCGGTGGGCATGTTGTCCACCAACTGCTCGTCGATGGTGGTCGCCAGCTCCGCCGTCGTCGTATTGAGCAGCTCCGCCCCCGCTGCCGAGATGGTGATCTCTTCACTGACGTCGCCCAGCTCCAGGCGAATATCGACCTCCGCTGGGATCGCCACCAGTGCCTCCCGATCGGTAATCACCGCGGGCCGAAAACCCGACAGCTCCGCCCGGATCGTGTAGGTTCCTGGCTGCAGCGACTGAAACGAATAGTCCCCGGCGTCATTCGTCACGCGCTCCCGGCTCACGCCGGTGGCCTGATGCACAATGGTCACCGTTGCACCAGGCAGGACGGCGCCCGTGGTGTCCCGCACCGTTCCCATAATCGCTGTCGTCGTCTGGACCTGCCCGTAGAGCGTCGTCACACCTCCCGCGAAGCCCCAGACGCTCCACAGGACCCCTACCAGGACAAGACGGTACATCTTCCTTCTCCCCAAGTTGCCAAGGCGCGAGCGAGCGCCTCGTCCCCACGACACTGTGGGAACGCTTCATGACCGGGCCAACGAGCGTTCCGCCGCGCACACCGCCCACTGCGCACTCGCGGACGTTGCGACAACATTCCGCCATGAGGTTTGCAATGCGTTGCGAGCATAGCCAAGGATTATCGTTTCCCACAATTAGAATTGTTGGACGATAATTGTCTCGAATTGAGACACATTAGATATTCGACGTTTGGAAGAAGATTCGCGTTGATATCATGGGGAACCGCATTCAAGCATGACAAGGACAACTGTTCCAATCGCGTCCGCGGCGAGGATACGTGATATGAAGAAACAACAAACCCGTCGAGATTTTCTCAAAACCACAACGCTGGCTTCGGCCACCGCGGCCTCCTTCACGGCGTCCAGTTATGCGCAGATCGTGGGGGCCAACGATCGGATCAACGCGGCCCTCATCGGGTGTGGAGGTATCAGCGAATCGCACCTTCGCGCCCTCCTGGGCATGCGCCAGCAGAACAACGTGAACATCCTCGCCGTCTGCGATGTGTACGAAACACGCGCCCGGAACTTTCAGGATCAGATCTGGACGGTGGGGGGCAAGGCGCAACTGGTCAAGGACTACCGCAAGATCCTCGATATGAAGGAGGTGGACACCGTCTCCATTTGTACGCCGGAGCACTGGCATGCACGTCAGGCTCTGGACGGCCTGGACGCGGGAAAGCATGTCTACTGCGAGAAGCCGATGACCCATACGGTGGAGGACTCCCTCGCCGTGGCCGACAAGGTCAAGCAGACGGGATTGAAGCTCCAGGTGGACGTCCAGGGCATGAGCGACGACAGCTATGCCAGCGCGTACGAGGCCATCCAGGCGGGAAAGCTGGGTCCCATTGTGGCCGCCCAAATCGACTACGTCCGGAATTATCCCGCCGAGCGCGGTCCCTGGCGAACGGGCGTCGATCCGAATCTCCCCAAGCCTCCGGACTTGGACTGGGAAGCCTGGCTGGGACCGGCGCCCAAGCGGCCGTGGAGCGCCCCGCGCTATTACGAGTGGCGCAACTACAAGGACTATTCGGGTGGGGTTGCCACGGATCTGTTCGTCCATCGGCTGACGCGCATCCTCAAGGCCTGTGGCCTGACCTTCCCCTCACGCGTGGCGGGCATGGGAGGGATTTACCTCTGGAACGACGGTCGAGAGCTGCCGGACAACTTCGAGATGCTCGCGGAATACCCCGCTGTGAAGAGTGTCACCCCGGGAATGACGGTTCACATCCTCGGAACCATGGCCAACGGCCGGAAGATCGACCACCTCATTCGAGGCCACAAGGCGACCTTGATCTTCACGTCGGACGGCTGGGAGATCGTGGATGAAGAGTCGGGCGAAGTCGTCGAGACTCACAAGAAGACCGGCGCCGAAAATATTCCTCTTCACTACCGCAATTTCCACGCGGCCATCCGCCAGGGCGAGGCCTTGAACTGCCCCGCCAGCTTGGGGCTGTACGGCGTTGTCGCCGTGGCAGGCGCCAACCAGTCCTGGTTCGAGCGGCGCCTGCTGACGTGGGATGCGGCTACACGCAAGTGGACGTAGGCGGAAGCGCCGATGAACCTCGCGCATCCACACGAACCGGGGCGGGCACACTCGCTCGAGGGACGCGTCGTCGACACTCACGTTCACGTCTGGACGTCGGACGTCCAGCGCTACCCTCTGGCTCCCCGTTGGACGATGCGCGATATGGACCCACCGAGCTTCACGCCGGAAGAGCTGTTGACGCAGTGTCGTCCGGCGGGCGTCGGACGAATCAACCTGGTCCAGATGTCCTTCTACGGAGACGACCATCGCTATCTGCTCGACGCCGTGGCTCGTTATCCGCAAGTCTTCGCCGCCACGGGCCTTTTACCCGACGTCGTCTCCGAGGACGCCCGCCCGCTCGAGCGCATACGGGAGCTGTGGGCGTCCGGCATCCGCGCCGTTCGACTGGTCGGCGGCAGCCTCGAGCGCCGAGGGAAGGACTGGATGGCGCACCCGCACTACGAGGCTCTCTATCGCTTTGGGGCGGAGCAGCGCGTCATCCTCAGCTTTCAAGTCAATCCGGCGGATCTCTCCGAAATCGACCGCCTCTGTCGTCGATTTCCAGACACGCCGGTGCTCATCGATCACGTGGCGCGAATCGGCCTGGACGACACAGACGTCGACGCGGCGATCCGGATGCTTTGTGATTGTGCACGTCACCGGAGCATTCGCGTCAAGCTGGGCGCGTTCTATGCTCTCAGTCGGACCGGACCGCCCTATCTCGATCTCCTACCACTCATCGAACGAGTCGTCGCATCGTTCGGACCTGAGCGTTGCATGTGGGAGTCCGATGCCCCATTTCAAACTCAGGGCCCGCATGACTACAACTCGTCGCTGAGCCTCATTCGTGATCATGCGCCTTTCCTGTCTGAATCCGACAAGGAGCAGATTCTTTGGAGGACGGCCGAATCGCTCTTCTTCACCGGGGTCTAACGCTGGCGTCCCTCTTGACCGCGCGGGATGCCGAATAGATCGCCAGTGATCAGATCAGACTTGGATCCGCCGCCTTTCCACAGATCCCACTTGGGATCCGTGTGGCGTTGGAAGAAGACAGACAGCTTTTGCTGGAGTCTCGACCGAATGGCTGCGGTTTCGGGGTCTCCGTACAGGTTGAGCCGCTCTCCAGGGTCGTTCTGAAGGTTGTACAGCTCGTTCGGCTCCTGGTGAATACGTTCGATGTACTTCCACTCATCCGTCCGTATGGCGCGGACATTTTCGAACTCGAAGTACACCTCGTTCTCCCAGGCCACCGAACGACCCTTCAGGACATCTTCCAGATTCCGACCCGGGCGCCGTACGCCTGTCGCTGAAATCCTGGATTCCAGATCGAGATAGTGCAACAAGGTCGGAAACAGGTCGTAGTTGCTGACCAAGAGATCGCTGCGCTGATTCGCGGGAATCACCTGCGGGTGCCGCAGGATCAGCGGGATCGAAAATGTCCAGTCGAACGCCGTGAGCGGACGCGTGTGGTCGCCCATGCCCCAGAAGCCGCTGTGGCCGCCGGAGAGCCCCTGGTCGGCCATGAAAATCACCAGCGTGCTCTGCTCGAGACGCAGTCTCTCGAGCGTTTCCAGTATTCGCCCAACGCCGTCGTCGATGCCGCTCACCTCGGCCGCGTATTTACGACGGACCTGCATGTTGTCCATCCACTCTCCATAGTTGTAGTTCCAGGGATGGGGAGCATCGCGGGGCATGGACGGCAAGCGATGGTCCGCAAATCGTGAGGCGTGCCGGTTTCGGATCGGCTCCTCCATCGCCTGCCCGAGGCCATACGGACCGTTATACGCCAAGTAGAGAAAGAACGGTCGGTCCTTGTTCTCTTCGATGAACGCCACACCATGGTCGGTCCAGAAGTCGGTCAGATAGGACGGCTCGACACGAATCCGGCCATCTTCCACGATCTCCTGATCGTAGAATCCTGCACTGCCTCCTTCGGGCTTGGTCACCCAATACGTGAAGCCTTCCTGTGGGTTGAGGTTAGCCCCCAGGTGCCACTTGCCAACCAGTCCAGTGATGTAACCGGCGTCGGCGAGGATGCTCGGGAGCGAGTCGAGCTCCTCGATGGTGTTATAGGCGCCGGGTCCGATCTGCGCTCCCCCTCGCCCGAGGTACCGATGCACGCCGTGCTGCGAGGGCATCAATCCTGTCAAGAGGGTCGCGCGGGTCGGCGAGCACACAGGGTTGTTGGCAAACGCCCTGGTAAAGAGGATGCCTTCCCGGGCGAGCCGGTCGATGTGCGGTGTGCGAATGTCCTCGTTCCCGTATGCGCCGAGCGTCCACGCCCCGTGATTGTCGGTCAGAATCAAAACGATGTTCGGGCGGCTCGGCTTCGCGCTGCCTTGCGGGACGAGCCGCGGCGCGACGACTGTGGTTCGATCCGTTGCCGTGCCGCCGATAGGCGCGGCGGCCGATTGTATCTGGACGACACACAAGCAAGAAACGCTCAGACAACACAGTCGTCTAGCCGTCGGTGTGCTCATGTTACCAACCGATTCGGAGCTTCAGCTGCAGCTTTCGTGAACCGTGCTTCTCGGCCATCCACTCCGGAATCCCCTCGAAGAGCTGACCGGTATCCGGCGTCGAGATGTTGTTTCGAGGATTCCCGAAATGGGGGTGGTTGAAGAGATTCGACACCCCGATCGTCAGGGTCGCGCCAACACCCCGGCCAACGTCCAGGCTCTTGATCAGGCTGAGGTGATGCACGTTCAGCCCAGGACCCACGAGAACATTCGGAGCGCTGTCGCCGAAGCGCCCCGCCGGGGGGACGACGAAGCAGCTTGTATCGAACCATCGCTCGATCGTGCGCTCGCTCCTGGACAGGTTGCCGCCGCATACGCGATCTGGCAGGCCGCCGAAGGTGTTCGTGTTGGACGGATCCGAGCCGGAGAAGCTCGGCGAGAAGTGGGTGCCCGTCGAGAGATAGCTGATCGTGCCCACGCTCCAGCCGCCGAGGAGCTGCTCTACCAGACCCGACGCGTCGCCGAGGTATCTGCGGCCTCGCCCCCAAGGCAGCTCGAACGTCGTGGTGACGACCCCCTGGTGCCGGCGCGTGTAGTTGTCGTTGGCCCAGTGAGAGGTCACGTCGTACGGGTTCTGCGGATTCGAGAAGTTCGTCAGGCTCGAGGCCCACGTGTAGTGCGCCGTCAACGTGAACCCGCGGGAGCGCCTGGTGGCTTCGAGCTGCAGCGCGTTGTAGTTGGCAGCGCCGTCCTCACGGATGGCGCTCGCGTTCACGAACTGCGGAAACGGGCGGTCGGACGGATCGAATGGGTCCGGGCCAGGCTGCGGCTTGTTGATGTTCAGCGTGTAGTTCAGGCCGCGGCTCCGCGAGCCGATGTACGAGGCGCGAAGGCCCAGCGCGCCGATCTGCCGCTCCAGCGAGAGATTGAACTGGTGGATGGTGCCGTTGCTCGTCTCCAACGGATACCCGGTCACGCTCTGCGACGGAGTCTCGGCGGCCTCGAGCGTGTCCGGGAACGGATTCGGGAACGCGAACAGCGGCCGTCCGTCTTCGATGCCATTGAAATACGTCTCGCTGATCTCGAACGGGCCGCCGCCCTGCGCCCGCGAGAAGTAGGCGATACGCTCGGTGAACGCCCCATAGCCCCCTCGCAGCACCCAGTCCTCGGCAAAGCGATAGGCCACGCCGAGGCGGGGCCTGAAGTTGCCCAGGTCGGCCTCAGGAACGACCTGCCCTGTGACGATGTTGATCGTCGATGGATAGAGCGGGCTGATCCCCGACAGGGCGCGCTCCGGGACCACGACGTTTCCGGTCCCTGGATCCCAGTTGTACTGGAGACCATCCTTATAGGTGGGCGAGCTGAAGTAGTCCCAGCGCAGCCCATAGTCGAGCGTGAGCCGCGGTGTCACCTTGAACGTGTCCATGACGAACAGCCCCAGCTCGTACTGGGACTGTTCCCGAGGCGTCAACGGATCCAGACGTGTGCTCTCATTGGGGAGGCCCAGCAGGAAGTCGGCGTAGGCGACACCGGTGAACGACCCGTCGAAATCGAATTCGCCGAACGTGCCATCTCTCACGAGCGCGTCGAAGTCGTTGTATTTGAAGGCCTGCGCACCGAACTTCAAGACGTGGCGGTCGATCGCCCAGGTGAGCGTGTTCTCCCATTGAAAGTCGAAGTGATCGTCCCGCACTCCCCCAGCCGTCGTGCTCAGGCTCGAGAGCCCGCTGATGTCCATGGCCGGGAAGCCCTGGGCGCTCAGTCCCCGCGGGTTGACACCCTGCAACGCGATGGCCGCAACGGCTTCCTGTCCCTGGAGGGGATTCCACCCGTCTACTTGCTCACCATCGATCATGTAGTTGCCATTCCATCCGAAGCGGAAGGTGTTGACGAGCGCGGAGGAAAAGATGTGGGTGTTCGAGAGGGCAGCTTTCGAATAGCTCCGTTTACGGGTCCAGGAGAACGCCGGCAGGTCCGCTGCCAGCACATACGGAACGTTGTTGAAGTGGTGGCGAAACGTAATCGTATTGGTATCGCTGAGCTGATGGTCGATGCGATAGGAGACGATATCCGTCTTGAACTTGTCGCTGGGATAGGCAAAATCGAAGCCCAGATTGTTGGTCAGCGTCCCCGGATCTCCCAGGTTCGGTTCCGGGATATAGCGATCTTGCACCTGGAGCGACGTGGGGTTCAGACGTCCAGACGGGATGACGTTTCCGGGAAACGGCTGGCCGGTCACGGGATCGCGGAGCGTCTGTGACAGCTGCGAGAAATCGCCTTGCCGCATACCTGTCGTCGGGACGCTGCTGCGCTGAAACGACCCCTTGGGGAAGCGCTCTGAGAACCATGCGCCGTAGAAGAATGTCTTGCTGCGAAAGATCGGACCCGACGCCTCAGCCTGCCACTCATGCATGAGAAAGGGCGTCTTGTCCGGATCGAAGAACTCCCGCGCGTTCACTCCCGAGTTCACGTGCTTGTACCACAGCTCACCGTGAAAGGCGTTGCTGCCGCTCTTCGAGATGGCGTTGAAGCTCGCCACGCGCGACTGATCCGCCGTGTTGTTCACGGTGGTGACGGCCACCTCCTCGTACATGTTCATGTTGGCACCTTGATTGCCCGTACGGTCATTCGCGATGCCATCGTAGGAATCGGAAATCTGACTCGTCGTCTGCCCGCTGATTGAAACATTCCAGCCGTTCCCCTGGACGCCTGGAAGTGTGCTCAGCATGGAAAGCGGTCCGGGATAGATGTCGACCAGCGGGGCATCCTTGTACGTCTCGCCGGTGACAGCGG comes from the Luteitalea sp. genome and includes:
- a CDS encoding sulfatase-like hydrolase/transferase, with product MSTPTARRLCCLSVSCLCVVQIQSAAAPIGGTATDRTTVVAPRLVPQGSAKPSRPNIVLILTDNHGAWTLGAYGNEDIRTPHIDRLAREGILFTRAFANNPVCSPTRATLLTGLMPSQHGVHRYLGRGGAQIGPGAYNTIEELDSLPSILADAGYITGLVGKWHLGANLNPQEGFTYWVTKPEGGSAGFYDQEIVEDGRIRVEPSYLTDFWTDHGVAFIEENKDRPFFLYLAYNGPYGLGQAMEEPIRNRHASRFADHRLPSMPRDAPHPWNYNYGEWMDNMQVRRKYAAEVSGIDDGVGRILETLERLRLEQSTLVIFMADQGLSGGHSGFWGMGDHTRPLTAFDWTFSIPLILRHPQVIPANQRSDLLVSNYDLFPTLLHYLDLESRISATGVRRPGRNLEDVLKGRSVAWENEVYFEFENVRAIRTDEWKYIERIHQEPNELYNLQNDPGERLNLYGDPETAAIRSRLQQKLSVFFQRHTDPKWDLWKGGGSKSDLITGDLFGIPRGQEGRQR
- a CDS encoding twin-arginine translocation signal domain-containing protein yields the protein MTRTTVPIASAARIRDMKKQQTRRDFLKTTTLASATAASFTASSYAQIVGANDRINAALIGCGGISESHLRALLGMRQQNNVNILAVCDVYETRARNFQDQIWTVGGKAQLVKDYRKILDMKEVDTVSICTPEHWHARQALDGLDAGKHVYCEKPMTHTVEDSLAVADKVKQTGLKLQVDVQGMSDDSYASAYEAIQAGKLGPIVAAQIDYVRNYPAERGPWRTGVDPNLPKPPDLDWEAWLGPAPKRPWSAPRYYEWRNYKDYSGGVATDLFVHRLTRILKACGLTFPSRVAGMGGIYLWNDGRELPDNFEMLAEYPAVKSVTPGMTVHILGTMANGRKIDHLIRGHKATLIFTSDGWEIVDEESGEVVETHKKTGAENIPLHYRNFHAAIRQGEALNCPASLGLYGVVAVAGANQSWFERRLLTWDAATRKWT
- a CDS encoding amidohydrolase family protein, whose product is MNLAHPHEPGRAHSLEGRVVDTHVHVWTSDVQRYPLAPRWTMRDMDPPSFTPEELLTQCRPAGVGRINLVQMSFYGDDHRYLLDAVARYPQVFAATGLLPDVVSEDARPLERIRELWASGIRAVRLVGGSLERRGKDWMAHPHYEALYRFGAEQRVILSFQVNPADLSEIDRLCRRFPDTPVLIDHVARIGLDDTDVDAAIRMLCDCARHRSIRVKLGAFYALSRTGPPYLDLLPLIERVVASFGPERCMWESDAPFQTQGPHDYNSSLSLIRDHAPFLSESDKEQILWRTAESLFFTGV